A single Defluviitalea saccharophila DNA region contains:
- a CDS encoding AraC family transcriptional regulator yields MNLDLNYFIKTLPQDMYSKTKAHICKHMAIFEPEEYVLGKVLRADDYHFLLFFSDAPITKINNCAYKPQKGSLLVIQPWDEVYGVPDDNKKTYGKYINITVEKSFFRRIAKEAAGGGEYEFKHIQNVYSKQLLELIGNFQREMMDHGESFPLMLESICIQIVFQLLRDLSSEPGTNQNKISKDNKYIKQAIQFMQEYYSANISINDICNLIYLSPCHFKRVFKDCTGQTPYQYLMKIRLEKAKEILKEKESSMEEVARLCGFVNTGHFATVFKRNIGMSPSEYRKQAL; encoded by the coding sequence ATGAATCTGGATTTAAACTACTTTATTAAAACCTTACCACAAGATATGTATTCGAAAACAAAGGCGCATATCTGTAAACACATGGCTATTTTTGAACCAGAAGAGTATGTTTTGGGAAAGGTATTACGTGCTGATGATTATCATTTCTTACTCTTCTTTTCAGATGCTCCTATAACTAAAATCAATAACTGTGCTTATAAACCTCAAAAAGGAAGTTTGCTGGTTATCCAGCCTTGGGATGAGGTTTACGGCGTCCCCGATGACAATAAAAAAACCTATGGTAAATATATAAACATCACCGTAGAAAAGAGCTTTTTTAGAAGGATCGCGAAAGAAGCAGCAGGCGGAGGAGAATATGAATTTAAGCATATTCAGAATGTGTACAGCAAACAGCTGCTGGAGTTGATCGGTAATTTCCAACGGGAAATGATGGATCATGGAGAATCTTTTCCACTAATGCTTGAAAGCATATGCATACAAATTGTTTTTCAGCTGCTTCGGGATCTAAGCTCAGAGCCTGGAACAAATCAAAATAAGATTAGCAAGGATAACAAATACATCAAACAGGCTATCCAGTTTATGCAGGAATACTACAGTGCCAATATAAGCATCAACGATATTTGTAACCTCATTTACCTAAGTCCTTGCCATTTTAAAAGAGTATTCAAGGATTGTACAGGACAAACACCTTATCAATATCTGATGAAGATACGTTTAGAAAAAGCAAAAGAAATATTAAAAGAAAAAGAAAGTTCTATGGAAGAAGTTGCACGACTCTGCGGTTTTGTTAACACAGGACATTTTGCAACGGTTTTCAAACGAAATATTGGGATGTCCCCAAGCGAATACAGAAAACAAGCTCTTTAA
- a CDS encoding PTS mannitol transporter subunit IICBA — protein sequence MSTELAMQKSATQQNIQKFGRFLSGMVMPNIGAFIAWGLITAFFIPTGWVPNEKLGAMVGPMITYLLPLLIGYTGGKMVADVRGGVLGAIATIGVIMGADVPMFLGAMIMGPLGGYVIKKFDQAVEGKIPAGFEMLVNNFSAGIIGAIISILAYLGIGPLAAALNNALGAGVHAIVNAGLLPLVSIFIEPAKILFLNNAINHGVLGPIGIQQAEQVGKSIFFLLEANPGPGLGILLAYWLFAKGSIKESAPGAIIIHFLGGIHEIYFPYVLMNPVLLLAVIGGGMSGVFTLSLFGAGLVAAPSPGSILAVLAMTPKGGFFGVIAGVVVSAAVSFLIASFFVKRAAGSEDQDLEGAKAAVQNLKGKQPLRKVSVKQIIVACDAGMGSSAMGATKLRNKLKNAGLDVSVVNKSIEQIPANAEIVITHESLTSRAKSMAPNAEHISIQNFVNDPQYDILVDRLKG from the coding sequence ATGTCAACTGAATTAGCTATGCAAAAAAGCGCTACACAACAAAACATTCAAAAGTTTGGACGGTTTTTGAGCGGAATGGTAATGCCAAACATCGGTGCGTTTATTGCTTGGGGACTTATTACTGCATTCTTTATTCCGACAGGTTGGGTACCTAATGAAAAATTAGGTGCAATGGTTGGACCTATGATTACCTATTTGTTGCCATTATTGATTGGTTATACCGGCGGTAAGATGGTTGCAGATGTAAGAGGTGGCGTACTCGGTGCTATCGCTACCATAGGTGTTATTATGGGCGCAGACGTTCCAATGTTCTTAGGAGCTATGATTATGGGACCTCTTGGCGGATATGTAATTAAGAAATTCGACCAAGCAGTAGAAGGAAAAATACCAGCAGGATTTGAAATGCTTGTTAATAACTTCTCAGCCGGAATTATCGGAGCTATTATATCTATTTTAGCATATCTTGGCATAGGACCTTTAGCGGCAGCTTTAAATAATGCATTGGGTGCAGGAGTTCATGCGATCGTTAATGCAGGATTATTGCCACTCGTATCTATTTTTATCGAACCAGCAAAAATCTTATTCTTAAACAATGCGATTAACCATGGTGTATTAGGACCAATCGGAATTCAACAAGCTGAACAAGTTGGAAAATCTATCTTCTTCTTATTAGAAGCAAACCCAGGACCAGGACTTGGAATTTTACTTGCATACTGGTTATTTGCAAAAGGATCAATAAAAGAGTCTGCTCCAGGAGCAATTATTATTCATTTCTTAGGTGGAATTCATGAAATTTACTTCCCATATGTGCTTATGAATCCAGTATTATTACTTGCAGTAATCGGCGGAGGAATGAGTGGTGTGTTCACATTAAGCCTGTTTGGAGCAGGACTTGTAGCAGCACCATCCCCAGGAAGTATTCTTGCAGTACTTGCTATGACTCCAAAGGGAGGATTCTTCGGAGTAATCGCAGGGGTTGTAGTATCTGCAGCAGTAAGTTTCTTGATTGCTTCCTTCTTTGTTAAGAGAGCAGCTGGCTCAGAAGATCAAGATTTAGAAGGTGCAAAAGCAGCAGTACAAAACTTAAAAGGAAAACAACCTTTAAGAAAAGTAAGCGTTAAACAAATCATCGTTGCATGTGATGCAGGAATGGGATCAAGTGCAATGGGTGCAACTAAATTAAGAAACAAACTTAAAAATGCAGGCCTTGATGTAAGTGTTGTTAATAAATCTATTGAGCAAATTCCAGCAAATGCTGAAATCGTTATTACTCATGAAAGCTTAACATCAAGAGCTAAAAGCATGGCACCTAATGCAGAACACATTTCAATTCAAAACTTTGTAAATGATCCTCAATATGATATTTTGGTAGATCGTTTGAAGGGCTAA